In Halorientalis sp. LT38, a genomic segment contains:
- a CDS encoding beta-CASP ribonuclease aCPSF1 has translation MSTVDNQLDELKAAIVDEVPSDISISDVQYEGPELVVYTRDPKKFAQNGDLIRQLASQLRKRITVRPDPDVLSVPEKAREQIMAVTPEEAGVTDLDFHADTGEVVIQAEKPGMVIGRHGSTLREITQKVGWTPEVVRTPPIESSTVSNVRNFLKQERDERRDILERIGRQIHREEMSDDEWVRITTLGCCREVGRAAFIVSTPETRVLVDCGDKPGAEDEVPYLQVPEALGAGANSIDAVVLTHAHLDHSALIPLLFKYGYDGPIYCTEPTRDLMGLLTLDYLDVAAKEGRTPPYESEMVREAIKHTIPLEYGDVTDIAPDIKLTLHNAGHILGSSIAHFHVGDGLYNVAFSGDIHYEDTRLFNGAVNEFPRVETLVLESTYGGRNDYQTDQKDSERKLKQVIRDTHDRGGKVLIPAFAVGRSQEMMLVIEEAMRNGDIPEMPVHLDGMIWEATAIHTTYPEYLRDDLRDRIFHEDENPFLADQFNHIDGGEDERREVADGGPAIILSTSGMVTGGPIMSWLEHLGPDPDTTLTFVGYQAQGTLGRRIQKGQDKVPIGNSRGRGRSDSLTLNCDVETVDGFSGHADRQGLENFVKTMNPRPEKVLCVHGDESSTQDLSSALYHEFNMRTFAPKNLETFRFL, from the coding sequence ATGAGCACGGTAGACAATCAGTTAGACGAGTTGAAAGCAGCGATCGTCGACGAGGTTCCGAGCGACATCTCCATCTCGGACGTCCAGTACGAAGGCCCGGAACTCGTCGTGTACACGCGCGATCCCAAGAAGTTCGCCCAGAACGGCGATCTCATCCGGCAGCTGGCCAGCCAGTTGCGCAAACGCATCACGGTCCGACCGGACCCGGACGTGCTGTCGGTCCCGGAGAAGGCCCGCGAGCAGATCATGGCGGTGACCCCGGAGGAGGCCGGGGTCACCGACCTCGACTTCCACGCCGACACCGGTGAGGTCGTCATCCAGGCCGAGAAACCGGGGATGGTGATCGGTCGCCACGGTTCGACGCTGCGTGAGATCACCCAGAAGGTGGGGTGGACGCCCGAGGTCGTCCGGACGCCGCCCATCGAGTCCTCGACGGTCTCGAACGTCCGGAACTTCCTGAAGCAGGAACGCGACGAACGCCGGGACATCCTGGAGCGGATCGGCCGGCAGATCCACCGCGAGGAGATGTCCGACGACGAGTGGGTGCGGATCACCACCCTGGGCTGTTGCCGCGAGGTCGGGCGCGCCGCGTTCATCGTCTCGACGCCGGAGACGCGCGTCCTCGTCGACTGCGGCGACAAACCCGGCGCCGAGGACGAGGTGCCCTACTTGCAGGTTCCCGAAGCGCTGGGCGCGGGCGCGAACTCGATCGACGCGGTGGTGCTCACGCACGCCCACCTCGACCACTCTGCGCTGATCCCGCTTCTCTTCAAGTACGGCTACGACGGCCCGATCTACTGCACGGAGCCCACGCGCGACCTGATGGGCCTGCTCACGCTCGACTACCTCGACGTCGCCGCCAAGGAGGGCCGGACGCCGCCCTACGAGAGCGAGATGGTCCGCGAGGCGATCAAACACACCATCCCGCTGGAGTACGGCGACGTGACCGACATCGCCCCGGACATCAAACTCACGCTGCACAACGCGGGTCACATCCTCGGCTCCTCGATCGCCCACTTCCACGTCGGCGACGGCCTCTACAACGTCGCCTTCTCCGGCGACATCCACTACGAGGACACCCGCCTGTTCAACGGCGCGGTCAACGAGTTCCCCCGCGTCGAGACGCTCGTCCTCGAGTCCACCTACGGCGGTCGCAACGACTACCAGACCGACCAGAAGGACTCGGAGCGCAAACTCAAGCAGGTCATCCGCGACACCCACGACCGCGGCGGGAAGGTCCTGATCCCCGCCTTCGCCGTCGGGCGCTCCCAGGAGATGATGCTCGTCATCGAGGAGGCGATGCGCAACGGCGACATCCCCGAGATGCCAGTCCACCTGGACGGGATGATCTGGGAGGCGACGGCCATCCACACCACGTACCCCGAGTACCTGCGCGACGACCTGCGCGATCGCATCTTCCACGAGGACGAGAACCCGTTCCTGGCCGACCAGTTCAACCACATCGACGGCGGCGAGGACGAGCGCCGGGAGGTCGCCGACGGCGGCCCGGCGATCATCCTCTCGACCTCCGGGATGGTCACCGGCGGGCCGATCATGTCCTGGCTCGAACACCTGGGCCCCGACCCGGACACCACGCTCACCTTCGTCGGCTACCAGGCCCAGGGCACCCTCGGCCGCCGCATCCAGAAAGGCCAGGACAAGGTCCCGATCGGCAACAGCCGGGGGCGCGGCCGGTCGGACTCGCTGACGCTGAACTGCGACGTCGAGACCGTCGACGGCTTCTCCGGCCACGCCGACCGCCAGGGACTGGAGAACTTCGTCAAGACGATGAACCCGCGCCCCGAGAAGGTCCTCTGCGTCCACGGTGACGAGTCCTCGACGCAGGACCTCTCCTCGGCGCTCTACCACGAGTTCAACATGCGGACCTTCGCGCCGAAGAACCTGGAGACGTTCCGCTTCCTCTGA
- the sppA gene encoding signal peptide peptidase SppA has protein sequence MTDGRRRLRGIGRVVLALVVGVAVIALAWFVLVAYPQDLTTLLGVVLVLSVAPMAVRVGSSLADSILPGYNVAEVAVEGPITRSAGGGIASRPTGADADAIVEQIEQADASAAEALLVKLNTPGGEIVPSEDIRLAAERFDGPTVAYATDVCASGGYDIASGCDELWARRGSIVGSIGVIGSRVNVSDLAEDLGISYEQFTAGEYKDAGLPLKDLEEDEREYLQGIVDDYYDDFVETVAAGRDIDPERIRETEARIYLGTEADELGLVDEVGTREDVEERLEARLEEPIDVREFTPSLGLRDRLRSGAQSTAYAFGAGVASAFRGGDGFDFRR, from the coding sequence ATGACAGATGGACGGAGGCGACTGCGGGGGATCGGACGCGTCGTCCTCGCACTCGTCGTGGGGGTCGCGGTGATCGCCCTCGCCTGGTTCGTACTCGTCGCGTACCCGCAGGACCTGACGACGTTGCTCGGGGTGGTGCTCGTGCTGTCAGTGGCGCCGATGGCGGTGCGGGTCGGGAGTTCGCTCGCGGACAGCATCTTGCCGGGGTACAACGTCGCGGAGGTGGCCGTCGAGGGACCGATCACCCGCTCTGCGGGCGGCGGGATCGCCTCGCGGCCGACCGGCGCCGACGCGGACGCGATCGTCGAGCAGATCGAACAGGCCGACGCGAGCGCGGCCGAGGCGCTGCTGGTGAAACTCAACACGCCGGGCGGCGAGATCGTCCCGAGCGAGGACATCCGGCTGGCCGCCGAGCGCTTCGACGGGCCGACGGTCGCCTACGCCACGGACGTCTGCGCCAGCGGCGGGTACGACATCGCGAGCGGCTGCGACGAGCTGTGGGCGCGGCGGGGGAGCATCGTCGGGTCCATCGGCGTCATCGGCTCGCGGGTCAACGTCAGCGACCTCGCCGAGGACCTCGGGATCAGCTACGAGCAGTTCACCGCCGGCGAGTACAAGGACGCGGGCCTCCCGCTCAAGGACCTCGAGGAGGACGAACGCGAGTACCTGCAGGGGATCGTCGACGACTACTACGACGACTTCGTCGAGACCGTGGCGGCGGGTCGGGACATCGACCCCGAGCGGATCCGGGAGACCGAGGCACGGATCTACCTCGGGACGGAGGCGGACGAACTGGGTCTCGTCGACGAGGTCGGGACGCGCGAGGACGTCGAGGAGCGACTCGAAGCGCGCCTGGAGGAGCCGATCGACGTCCGCGAGTTCACGCCGTCGCTGGGGCTGCGGGACCGCCTGCGCAGCGGTGCGCAATCGACCGCGTACGCGTTCGGGGCGGGCGTCGCGAGCGCGTTCCGCGGTGGCGACGGGTTCGACTTCCGTCGTTGA
- a CDS encoding hydrolase, with product MAEADARTRMLGEWTGTSVEPGAGKPEPDVWTPVEVPGRPQVFSGADAAAYRSVFDDPRSGDEERAVVELRGLFAHARIWLNDELVGEHDAYFRPFRHAFEPDEENELIVVCRAPEDRFGGVHDTDLVPESDRVPGIWWDASIETYSGTFVFDLDVAPRLVDGDAEIDVRAVVETDTDLDDRMTFSLRPEGEFQSRGMMDRTTVEAAAGEQAVVEHTIEVRDPSLWWPRGHGPQHRYAVRAKLGDETRTVVTGLCSIARDDDGLVINGERVPGRGVTLLDGTPEDVERAVAANAALVRMHAHAPEPGVYEACDEAGLLVWQDLPLTGPGAFDAERGRDVAAAIDRTYGRHPSLAAYSVHDDPVEFCTDPLGSGAIDRLRLRWRAWRTSYDRGPADAVAAAFPEDRIVLPVVGPLGSDADATALYPGWDYGESGDVAWLRDTFGVGDVIGEFGAGAFGSVVPEDVPGFDRAKHDARVEEGVDTSQRYQAGVVKRVAESLRRDGTALFAAHTLRDVDEAGMGLLERDGTEKAAFDALRDAYEPVQATLVTPVAGEHSEIAVCNDGTAAVDATVEWVAGDAEGEAEVAVDPGSTATAGTADLPGDADAATLTLELSNGVVENSYDLR from the coding sequence ATGGCAGAGGCGGACGCCCGGACACGTATGCTGGGCGAGTGGACCGGGACGTCGGTCGAGCCGGGGGCGGGCAAACCCGAGCCGGACGTGTGGACGCCCGTGGAGGTACCGGGCCGTCCGCAGGTCTTTTCGGGCGCCGACGCCGCCGCGTATCGCTCCGTCTTCGACGATCCCCGGTCGGGTGACGAGGAACGCGCCGTCGTCGAACTCCGCGGTCTGTTCGCCCACGCCAGGATCTGGCTCAACGACGAACTCGTCGGCGAACACGACGCGTACTTCCGGCCGTTCCGCCACGCCTTCGAACCCGACGAGGAGAACGAACTGATCGTGGTCTGTCGCGCCCCCGAGGACCGCTTCGGCGGCGTCCACGACACCGACCTGGTCCCCGAATCCGATCGCGTCCCCGGCATCTGGTGGGACGCCTCGATCGAGACGTATTCCGGGACCTTCGTCTTCGACCTGGACGTCGCCCCCCGGCTGGTCGACGGCGACGCAGAGATCGACGTCCGGGCCGTCGTCGAGACGGACACGGACCTCGACGACCGCATGACCTTCTCGCTGCGCCCCGAGGGCGAGTTCCAGAGCCGGGGCATGATGGACCGGACGACCGTCGAGGCGGCCGCCGGGGAGCAGGCCGTCGTCGAGCACACGATCGAGGTCCGCGACCCGTCGCTCTGGTGGCCGCGCGGTCACGGGCCCCAGCACCGGTACGCGGTCCGGGCGAAACTCGGCGACGAAACCCGGACGGTCGTCACGGGGCTGTGCTCGATAGCGCGAGACGACGACGGCCTCGTCATCAACGGCGAGCGCGTGCCGGGTCGCGGGGTGACGCTGCTCGACGGGACGCCCGAGGACGTCGAGCGGGCAGTCGCGGCCAACGCCGCCCTCGTTCGGATGCACGCCCACGCGCCCGAACCGGGGGTCTACGAGGCCTGTGACGAGGCCGGCCTGCTGGTCTGGCAGGACCTCCCGCTGACCGGGCCGGGCGCGTTCGACGCGGAGCGCGGGCGGGACGTCGCCGCCGCGATCGACCGGACCTACGGGCGACACCCGTCGCTCGCGGCCTACAGCGTGCACGACGACCCGGTCGAGTTCTGCACGGACCCCCTGGGATCGGGCGCGATCGACCGGCTCCGCCTCCGCTGGCGGGCCTGGCGCACCAGCTACGACCGCGGGCCCGCGGACGCCGTGGCCGCGGCGTTTCCCGAGGATCGAATCGTCTTGCCCGTGGTCGGGCCGCTGGGGAGCGACGCCGACGCGACCGCGCTCTACCCCGGGTGGGACTACGGGGAATCGGGCGACGTGGCGTGGCTCCGGGACACGTTCGGCGTCGGCGACGTGATCGGGGAGTTCGGCGCCGGCGCGTTCGGCTCGGTCGTCCCCGAGGACGTACCGGGGTTCGACCGGGCGAAACACGACGCCCGCGTCGAGGAGGGGGTCGACACCTCCCAGCGCTACCAGGCCGGCGTCGTCAAACGGGTCGCCGAGAGTCTCCGCAGGGATGGAACCGCGTTGTTCGCCGCCCACACGCTCCGGGACGTCGACGAGGCGGGGATGGGCCTGCTCGAACGGGACGGGACAGAGAAGGCCGCCTTCGACGCGTTACGCGACGCGTACGAGCCCGTACAGGCGACGCTGGTGACGCCCGTAGCCGGCGAGCACTCGGAGATCGCGGTCTGTAACGACGGCACGGCTGCCGTGGACGCGACCGTCGAGTGGGTCGCCGGCGACGCCGAGGGCGAGGCCGAGGTCGCGGTCGATCCCGGTTCCACGGCGACGGCGGGCACCGCGGATCTGCCGGGAGACGCCGACGCAGCGACGCTCACGCTCGAGCTTTCCAACGGCGTCGTCGAGAACAGCTACGACCTGCGCTGA
- a CDS encoding DUF373 family protein produces MTTLVACIDRTGDLTAEPPVVGWEAVQSLVTDLGVADPEDSRVNCVLEALRVTRDLRDEGEDVVVAVLSAVGDSVSADRLVARQTDQLDDEYDLESAIVVVDSAEDERLVPIVESRVRVDAVDRVVVRQARDIESTYYLLKQFLADEELRKTILIPLGVALLAFPALMTLANSPAVAAGAIAAVIGVFFLYKGLGIDSVLASLPGQIQNALYSGQVSLVTYVVAVGLALIGVFAGAIGISATENDVPFILATRFAFDSIPWVTAAAFAASTGRLLDEILRRDRVHSAYVNLPFVALAVGLVVRGFSAYFLETAEVFPAFSIPAMDLGIVSIQGFTLEPRVHLLLFILAGVFVSLVGVRFSSYFNGVEEEVVEGQ; encoded by the coding sequence GTGACCACGTTGGTGGCGTGTATCGACCGGACGGGGGACCTCACGGCGGAGCCGCCGGTCGTCGGGTGGGAGGCCGTCCAGTCGCTCGTGACGGACCTCGGGGTGGCCGATCCCGAGGACAGTCGCGTCAACTGCGTCCTCGAGGCGCTCCGGGTCACTCGCGACCTCCGCGACGAGGGCGAAGACGTCGTCGTGGCCGTGCTCTCGGCGGTGGGCGACTCCGTGTCGGCCGACCGGCTGGTCGCGCGCCAGACCGACCAGCTGGACGACGAGTACGACCTCGAATCGGCCATCGTCGTCGTCGACAGCGCCGAGGACGAGCGGCTCGTGCCGATCGTCGAGAGCCGGGTGCGCGTCGACGCCGTCGACCGCGTCGTCGTCCGCCAGGCCAGGGACATCGAGTCCACCTACTACCTGCTCAAGCAGTTCCTGGCCGACGAGGAACTCCGGAAGACGATCCTGATCCCGCTCGGCGTCGCCTTGCTCGCTTTCCCCGCGCTGATGACGCTGGCCAACAGCCCGGCGGTCGCCGCGGGGGCGATCGCCGCGGTCATCGGCGTCTTCTTCCTCTACAAGGGGCTGGGCATCGACTCCGTGCTCGCGTCGCTGCCGGGGCAGATCCAGAACGCGCTCTACTCCGGGCAGGTGTCTCTGGTCACCTACGTCGTGGCCGTCGGGCTGGCGCTGATCGGCGTGTTCGCCGGCGCGATCGGCATCTCGGCGACCGAGAACGATGTCCCGTTCATCCTCGCGACGCGGTTCGCCTTCGACAGCATCCCGTGGGTGACCGCGGCCGCCTTCGCCGCCAGCACCGGGCGGCTACTGGACGAGATCCTCCGCCGGGACCGGGTCCACAGCGCCTACGTCAACCTCCCCTTCGTCGCGCTCGCGGTCGGATTGGTCGTCCGCGGCTTCTCCGCGTACTTCCTCGAGACCGCCGAGGTGTTCCCCGCCTTCTCGATCCCGGCGATGGACCTGGGGATCGTCTCGATCCAGGGCTTCACGCTCGAACCGCGCGTCCACCTGCTTCTCTTCATCCTCGCCGGAGTATTCGTCTCGCTGGTCGGCGTCCGCTTCTCCTCGTACTTCAACGGCGTCGAGGAGGAGGTCGTCGAGGGACAGTAA
- a CDS encoding DUF371 domain-containing protein: MEEVIRARGHENVSAQHASTFEVTSDDYLTPAGDCILGVEADRTPADFDPAFLDACQSGDATITVELAAGGSTETVTGRGHPDLSFENDRSAVGRTSDYVDDRTVLVDADAAAADLDRDLVAALADGADLTVTLTVE, encoded by the coding sequence ATGGAAGAAGTCATTCGCGCACGCGGGCACGAGAACGTCTCGGCCCAGCACGCGAGCACGTTCGAGGTGACGAGCGACGACTACCTCACGCCCGCCGGCGACTGCATTCTGGGCGTCGAGGCCGACCGCACCCCGGCAGACTTCGATCCCGCGTTCCTCGATGCCTGCCAGTCGGGCGACGCGACCATCACCGTCGAACTCGCCGCCGGCGGCTCCACGGAGACCGTCACCGGTCGCGGCCACCCCGACCTCTCCTTCGAGAACGACCGGAGCGCCGTCGGTCGGACGAGCGACTACGTGGACGACCGCACGGTGCTCGTCGACGCCGACGCAGCGGCGGCCGATCTCGACCGGGACCTCGTCGCGGCGCTGGCCGACGGCGCCGACCTGACCGTCACGCTGACCGTCGAGTGA
- the proS gene encoding proline--tRNA ligase: protein MSDTQDLGITESKEHATGEWYAEVIQKAKLADYAPMGGFIITRPRGYALWERLQDHLDAWFKDTGVTNAYFPMFIPESYLEKEKDIVEGFDPEVAWVTHGGYEELEERLAVRPTSESIITPFLAKWTRSHRDLPHRVNQWCSVVRWEATETKPFFRTKEFLWQEGHTAHAEEDGAWDEAMTRLDQYEKLYEEVLGIPVLRGRKPDHDKFPGAHTTTTVEALMPDGKSVQGATSHYLGTSFAEAYDVTYVDEDEEEQTAHTTSWGLSWRSLGALVMTHSDDQGLVLPPALAPEQVVIVPIWQEDTKEEVLEYAENLALDLDEQFRVHLDDRDERNPGFKFNEWELKGVPLRIEVGPNEVADEEVTLVHRPDGESETADRDGLADAVDEHLDTVFAKLKAAAEENLEENVREAESREEILGTLGQHGGYVKAPWCGDEDCEEPIKDAIAAEIVMVPMDRDAEPTGDECAICGDDAVETAYFAKSY from the coding sequence ATGAGCGACACGCAGGATCTCGGGATCACCGAGAGCAAGGAGCACGCGACCGGTGAGTGGTACGCGGAAGTGATCCAGAAGGCCAAACTCGCCGACTACGCGCCGATGGGCGGGTTCATTATCACCCGGCCCCGCGGCTACGCGCTCTGGGAGCGCCTCCAGGATCACCTCGATGCCTGGTTCAAGGACACCGGGGTCACCAACGCGTACTTCCCGATGTTCATCCCCGAGTCCTACCTCGAGAAGGAGAAAGACATCGTCGAGGGCTTCGACCCCGAGGTGGCATGGGTCACCCACGGCGGCTACGAGGAACTCGAGGAGCGACTGGCCGTCCGCCCGACGAGCGAGTCCATCATCACGCCCTTCCTCGCCAAGTGGACCCGGAGCCACCGCGACCTGCCCCACCGCGTGAACCAGTGGTGCTCCGTGGTGCGGTGGGAGGCCACCGAGACAAAGCCCTTCTTCCGCACCAAGGAGTTCCTCTGGCAGGAGGGCCACACCGCCCACGCCGAGGAGGACGGAGCATGGGACGAGGCGATGACTCGCCTCGACCAGTACGAGAAGCTCTACGAGGAGGTCCTCGGCATCCCGGTCTTGCGCGGTCGCAAGCCCGACCACGACAAGTTCCCCGGCGCGCACACGACGACGACCGTCGAGGCGCTCATGCCCGACGGGAAGTCCGTCCAGGGCGCTACCTCTCACTACCTGGGGACCTCCTTCGCGGAGGCCTACGACGTGACCTACGTCGACGAGGACGAGGAGGAACAGACCGCCCACACGACTTCGTGGGGCCTGTCCTGGCGCTCGCTCGGTGCGCTGGTGATGACCCACTCGGACGACCAGGGCCTGGTTCTCCCGCCCGCGCTCGCACCCGAACAGGTCGTGATCGTCCCGATCTGGCAGGAGGACACCAAGGAGGAAGTGCTCGAGTACGCCGAGAACCTCGCGCTCGACCTGGACGAGCAGTTCCGCGTCCACCTCGACGACCGCGACGAGCGCAACCCCGGCTTCAAGTTCAACGAGTGGGAGCTGAAGGGCGTCCCCCTCCGGATCGAGGTCGGTCCCAACGAGGTCGCGGACGAGGAGGTCACGCTGGTTCACCGCCCGGACGGCGAGAGCGAGACCGCCGACCGCGACGGACTGGCCGACGCGGTGGACGAGCATCTGGACACGGTGTTCGCGAAACTGAAGGCCGCCGCGGAGGAGAACCTGGAGGAGAACGTCCGCGAAGCCGAGAGCCGCGAGGAGATCCTGGGCACCCTCGGCCAGCACGGCGGCTACGTCAAAGCGCCGTGGTGCGGCGACGAGGACTGCGAGGAACCGATAAAGGACGCCATCGCCGCCGAGATCGTGATGGTCCCGATGGACCGCGACGCGGAACCCACTGGCGACGAATGTGCGATTTGTGGCGACGACGCTGTCGAAACCGCATACTTCGCGAAAAGTTACTGA
- a CDS encoding DICT sensory domain-containing protein, whose protein sequence is MTQSLRGFVDDFAARRRTVTVYADAPPDDLETRFRDWNVDVRFDRLPPGAGPGFVTVREGERFLGSVTLETVATLFEPPAGLLDPEPAATGALEPLLELLDDTLFRSFERRHLLAATREIEDRAWRVGEGELHVGFQRPAALSAQRTVYERLAESDLDVHVYTDVEWDEPSIPNVTAHAESDGELGQYWFVAFSPAGSDARSQACALIAWEREPGAYDGFWTYDPDRVAALVTHLRTAYGDD, encoded by the coding sequence ATGACCCAGTCTCTCCGGGGGTTCGTCGACGACTTCGCTGCCCGCCGGCGGACCGTGACCGTCTACGCCGACGCCCCCCCGGACGATCTCGAGACGCGCTTCCGGGACTGGAACGTCGATGTCAGGTTCGACCGCCTGCCACCTGGTGCCGGCCCCGGGTTCGTCACCGTGCGCGAGGGCGAGCGTTTCCTCGGGAGCGTCACCCTCGAGACGGTCGCCACGCTCTTCGAGCCGCCCGCTGGACTGCTCGACCCGGAGCCCGCCGCGACCGGCGCGCTGGAGCCGCTGCTCGAACTCCTCGACGACACGCTCTTTCGGTCCTTCGAGCGTCGTCACCTGCTGGCCGCGACGCGCGAGATCGAGGACCGCGCCTGGCGTGTGGGCGAGGGAGAACTCCACGTGGGCTTTCAGCGTCCGGCCGCGCTGTCGGCCCAGCGGACGGTGTACGAACGTCTCGCCGAGAGCGACCTCGACGTCCACGTCTACACCGACGTCGAGTGGGACGAACCCTCTATCCCAAACGTGACCGCCCACGCCGAGTCCGACGGTGAACTCGGCCAGTACTGGTTCGTCGCGTTCTCGCCGGCCGGGTCCGACGCGCGGTCACAGGCGTGCGCGCTGATCGCGTGGGAACGAGAGCCCGGCGCCTACGACGGGTTCTGGACGTACGACCCCGATCGCGTCGCGGCGCTGGTGACCCACCTCCGGACGGCCTACGGCGACGACTGA
- a CDS encoding coiled-coil protein yields the protein MAESIDETDNIEVTDDDIENKSKGELIKLAGQLRDRRNELNQLASERASSRDDLNAKTREKVDEAQEHREKRDELNSEVQEHKEKRNELNAEANELFDQVEEMKSDLELDEGSSMDQLKDEIEDLEFKQQTEVLNPEEERELIEKIEDKREKLQEKKEKLDQTGDVEEIKEEAEEIRSEASQHHQKVTELADEAQKHHNQMIEAYREADEIRDDADEMHEKFVEAQEAADQHHEDFVTVQKRLRELDKKEEEQERSKREEEQEAAREEAEEIYQKFKEGETLDTEDLMKLQKTGLL from the coding sequence ATGGCAGAGTCAATCGACGAAACTGACAACATCGAAGTAACAGACGACGACATCGAAAACAAATCGAAAGGCGAACTTATCAAACTCGCCGGACAACTCCGCGACCGACGGAACGAGCTGAACCAGCTCGCCTCGGAGCGGGCGTCCAGCCGAGACGACCTGAACGCGAAGACGCGCGAGAAGGTCGACGAGGCCCAGGAGCACCGCGAGAAACGCGACGAGCTCAACTCGGAGGTCCAGGAGCACAAGGAAAAGCGCAACGAGCTCAACGCCGAGGCCAACGAGCTGTTCGACCAGGTCGAGGAGATGAAGTCCGACCTCGAACTGGACGAGGGCAGCTCGATGGACCAGCTCAAAGACGAGATCGAGGATCTGGAGTTCAAACAGCAGACGGAGGTCCTCAACCCGGAAGAGGAGCGGGAGCTCATCGAGAAGATCGAGGACAAACGCGAGAAGCTCCAGGAGAAAAAGGAGAAGCTCGATCAGACCGGTGACGTCGAGGAGATCAAGGAGGAAGCCGAAGAGATCCGCTCGGAAGCCTCCCAGCACCACCAGAAGGTGACCGAACTCGCGGACGAGGCCCAGAAACATCACAACCAGATGATCGAGGCCTACCGCGAGGCCGACGAGATCCGCGACGACGCCGACGAGATGCACGAGAAGTTCGTCGAGGCCCAGGAGGCGGCCGACCAGCACCACGAGGACTTCGTGACCGTCCAGAAGCGCCTGCGCGAACTGGACAAGAAGGAAGAAGAGCAGGAACGCAGCAAGCGCGAGGAAGAGCAGGAGGCCGCGCGCGAGGAGGCCGAGGAGATCTACCAGAAGTTCAAGGAAGGCGAGACCCTCGACACCGAGGACCTGATGAAGCTCCAGAAGACGGGGCTGCTCTAG
- a CDS encoding endonuclease III domain-containing protein, whose translation MSEDPEPAENISGGAAGGGYADTFDADAPATRAEAVVDRLGELYWQKSYGGRDAFECLVRTILSQNTSDVASQPAHDSLMDRYSSRGDLANALAEADQTEVAETISSAGLYNQKSERIVDIAGRIREEYGGEAGFDEFVREEDPTVVRNALLEMTGVGPKTADCVLLFAGGRQGVFPVDTHVHRIARRIGLAPADADHEGVRAHLERDVPGEKCGFGHTAMIQFGREHCSARKPDCLDDPEACPMADLCDQVGVEPSTGEVVDPSEVETAD comes from the coding sequence ATGTCCGAGGACCCCGAGCCGGCGGAGAACATCAGCGGGGGTGCGGCGGGCGGGGGCTACGCCGACACCTTCGACGCCGACGCGCCTGCGACCCGCGCCGAAGCCGTCGTCGACAGGCTGGGCGAACTGTACTGGCAGAAATCCTACGGCGGCCGGGACGCCTTCGAGTGTCTCGTCCGGACGATCCTCAGCCAGAATACGAGCGACGTGGCCAGTCAGCCGGCCCACGACTCGCTGATGGACCGGTACAGCTCTCGTGGCGACCTGGCCAACGCTCTCGCCGAGGCCGATCAGACCGAGGTCGCCGAGACGATCAGTTCGGCGGGCCTCTACAACCAGAAGTCAGAACGGATCGTCGACATCGCCGGGCGCATCCGCGAGGAGTACGGCGGCGAGGCGGGGTTCGACGAGTTCGTCCGCGAGGAAGATCCGACGGTGGTCAGAAACGCCCTGCTGGAGATGACCGGCGTCGGCCCGAAGACCGCCGACTGCGTGCTGCTGTTCGCCGGCGGTCGGCAGGGCGTCTTTCCCGTGGACACCCACGTCCACCGGATCGCCCGGCGGATCGGACTGGCGCCGGCGGACGCGGACCACGAGGGCGTTCGGGCGCACCTGGAGCGAGACGTGCCGGGCGAGAAGTGCGGCTTCGGGCACACCGCGATGATCCAGTTCGGGCGCGAGCACTGTTCGGCCCGCAAGCCGGACTGTCTCGACGATCCGGAGGCGTGTCCGATGGCTGATCTCTGTGATCAGGTGGGCGTCGAACCGTCGACGGGCGAGGTCGTCGATCCGTCGGAAGTGGAGACGGCGGACTGA
- a CDS encoding DUF7344 domain-containing protein, whose translation MSHTGTPTPPEAVDARFRAIADHRRRFLLYYLREHGDATRRELADVLTGWLAAVTGSDADARGRERIHIALQHVHLPKLEAEGFVSYDADTGVVSVEAVPAWVDRCLDEAFRIEVATSEEPPQSLRDLVGG comes from the coding sequence ATGAGCCACACTGGCACACCCACCCCACCCGAAGCCGTCGACGCTCGCTTTCGAGCGATCGCCGACCACCGGCGCCGGTTCCTGCTCTACTATCTCCGGGAACACGGAGATGCGACGCGGCGGGAACTGGCGGACGTGCTGACCGGCTGGCTCGCCGCGGTCACTGGCAGCGACGCGGACGCGCGAGGTCGCGAGCGCATCCACATCGCACTGCAACACGTCCATCTCCCGAAACTCGAGGCCGAGGGCTTCGTCAGTTACGACGCGGACACCGGCGTCGTCTCGGTCGAGGCGGTCCCGGCGTGGGTCGACCGGTGCCTCGACGAGGCCTTTCGGATCGAGGTCGCCACCTCTGAGGAACCACCGCAGTCGCTCCGGGATCTGGTGGGCGGATGA